Proteins found in one Thermaerobacter subterraneus DSM 13965 genomic segment:
- a CDS encoding serine hydrolase: MALTGLVSLSVLVAGCRMNLAQAPDGDRAAKPGRAPGLSASSIPVVDPDSGDTLARLDELLDRAQLRPGARQPDYGPLVARVREFIETRPQTFGIYFKDLQTGATWGINEREPIHAASTIKVPLVLYVNHQVAAGRARMDDRIVYEPDRDLTGGAGILQRDGFPGKSYSLRVLTNLSITISDNVTTNMLFRHFGKDNVGEFMRRLGGEVIFPGGRRISTARDMGIYVEAVLDFARQHPLLGGRMLDDMGHAIFHVGLPGELPPDVFVAHKEGDIEGVADDVGIVFGRRPFVLAVLSKGVDNIDQGFEDIARISKIVYDFQEQLGPAR; the protein is encoded by the coding sequence GTGGCCCTGACAGGCCTTGTAAGCCTCAGCGTCCTTGTGGCCGGGTGCCGGATGAACCTGGCCCAGGCTCCCGACGGCGACCGGGCGGCCAAGCCCGGCAGGGCCCCCGGCCTGAGCGCCTCCAGCATCCCCGTGGTCGATCCCGATTCCGGTGACACCCTGGCCCGGCTGGACGAGCTGCTGGACCGCGCCCAGCTGCGTCCCGGCGCGCGGCAGCCCGACTACGGCCCCCTGGTGGCCAGGGTGCGGGAGTTCATCGAGACGCGGCCCCAGACCTTCGGCATCTACTTCAAAGACCTGCAGACGGGCGCCACCTGGGGGATCAACGAGCGGGAGCCGATCCACGCCGCCAGCACCATCAAGGTGCCGCTGGTGCTCTACGTGAACCACCAGGTGGCCGCCGGCCGCGCCCGCATGGACGACCGGATCGTCTACGAGCCCGACCGGGATTTGACGGGCGGCGCCGGCATCCTCCAGAGGGACGGCTTCCCCGGCAAGAGCTACTCCCTGCGCGTGCTCACCAACCTGTCCATCACCATCAGCGACAACGTGACGACCAACATGCTGTTTCGCCACTTCGGCAAGGACAACGTGGGCGAGTTCATGCGCCGGCTGGGGGGCGAGGTGATCTTCCCCGGCGGCCGCCGCATCAGCACGGCCCGGGACATGGGGATCTACGTGGAGGCCGTGCTGGACTTTGCTCGCCAGCACCCCTTGCTGGGCGGCCGCATGCTGGACGACATGGGTCACGCCATCTTCCACGTCGGCCTGCCGGGTGAGCTGCCCCCGGATGTGTTCGTCGCCCACAAGGAAGGGGACATCGAGGGTGTGGCCGACGACGTGGGCATCGTCTTCGGCCGGCGGCCCTTCGTCCTGGCCGTCCTTTCGAAAGGCGTGGACAACATCGACCAGGGCTTCGAGGACATCGCCCGCATCAGCAAGATCGTCTACGATTTTCAGGAACAACTCGGCCCGGCGCGGTAG
- a CDS encoding class II fumarate hydratase — MAEQAYRIERDSMGEMRVPADALYGAQTQRAVENFPISGIRFPRPFIRALGLIKRAAAQTNAELGLLDARLAEAIVQAAGEVIEGKLDDHFVLDIFQTGSGTSTNMNANEVIANRAIQILGGQIGSRSVHPNDHVNMGQSSNDVIPTAIHIAALEQIERKLIPALESLRDALAEKARAFDDVIKIGRTHLQDATPIRLGQEFSGYASMVDHGIRRLRSLREHLAELALGGTAVGTGINTHPEFPRRTIARIAEATGLPFREAENHFEAQGSRDAVVEASGQLRTVATSLMKIANDIRWLGSGPRCGIGEILIPPTQPGSSIMPGKVNPVMSEMLMMVCAQVIGNDAAIAVSNTHGNFELNVMMPVMAHNLLQSIELLANGAATFTERCVRGIEANRERCEALIEGSLAMVTSLVPRLGYDTAADIAKEAYASGRTVRQLILEKGLLSEEETARLLDPRRMTEPGRAE; from the coding sequence GTGGCAGAACAGGCCTATCGCATCGAGCGGGACTCCATGGGCGAGATGCGGGTTCCGGCCGATGCGCTCTACGGCGCCCAGACCCAGCGGGCCGTGGAGAACTTCCCCATCAGCGGCATCCGGTTTCCCCGCCCCTTCATCCGCGCCCTGGGCCTGATCAAGCGCGCCGCCGCCCAGACCAACGCCGAGCTGGGTCTTCTGGACGCCCGGCTGGCCGAGGCCATCGTCCAGGCGGCCGGCGAGGTCATCGAGGGCAAGCTGGACGACCATTTCGTCCTGGACATCTTCCAGACCGGCTCGGGCACCTCGACCAACATGAACGCCAACGAGGTCATCGCCAACCGGGCCATCCAGATCCTGGGCGGCCAGATCGGCTCCCGCAGCGTGCACCCCAACGACCACGTCAACATGGGCCAGTCCAGCAACGACGTGATCCCTACGGCCATCCACATCGCCGCCCTGGAGCAGATCGAACGCAAGCTGATCCCCGCCCTGGAGTCCCTGCGGGACGCCCTGGCCGAAAAGGCCCGCGCCTTCGATGACGTCATCAAGATCGGGCGCACCCACCTGCAGGACGCCACGCCGATCCGCCTGGGCCAGGAGTTCTCGGGCTACGCCAGCATGGTCGACCACGGCATCCGCCGCCTGCGGTCGCTGCGCGAGCACCTGGCCGAACTGGCCCTCGGCGGGACGGCGGTGGGCACGGGCATCAACACCCACCCCGAGTTCCCGCGGCGCACCATCGCCCGCATCGCCGAGGCGACGGGCCTGCCCTTCCGCGAGGCGGAGAACCACTTCGAGGCCCAGGGCTCGCGGGACGCGGTGGTGGAAGCCAGCGGCCAGCTGCGCACCGTGGCCACCAGCCTGATGAAGATCGCCAACGACATCCGCTGGCTGGGCTCCGGACCCCGCTGCGGCATCGGCGAGATCCTGATCCCGCCGACCCAGCCGGGTTCGTCCATCATGCCGGGCAAGGTCAACCCCGTCATGTCCGAGATGCTGATGATGGTCTGCGCCCAGGTCATCGGCAACGACGCGGCCATCGCCGTCAGCAACACCCACGGCAACTTCGAGCTCAACGTGATGATGCCGGTGATGGCCCACAACCTGCTCCAGTCCATCGAGCTGCTGGCCAACGGGGCGGCCACCTTCACCGAGCGCTGCGTGCGCGGCATCGAGGCGAACCGGGAGCGCTGCGAGGCGCTGATCGAGGGGTCCCTGGCCATGGTCACCTCCCTGGTGCCCCGGCTGGGCTACGACACCGCCGCCGACATCGCCAAGGAGGCCTACGCCAGCGGCCGCACGGTGCGGCAGCTGATCCTGGAGAAGGGCCTGCTCTCGGAAGAGGAGACGGCCCGCCTGCTGGACCCGCGGCGGATGACGGAACCGGGCCGGGCCGAGTGA
- a CDS encoding TerC family protein — MALVLFNLLVVALILFDLGLGRRQATLTARQAVFRTLFYVAIAVGFGIWLGQARGGTTMAEYFAGYLVEYALSMDNIFVFIALFSFFSVPEELRPRVLLWGVLGALIMRGLMIWGGAALLERFHWLLYVFGVILIATGIRFLRHKDDEAGDVERNPVLRLVRKLLPVTEEYHGGRFFVRRNGRLWATPLFVVLVLIETTDLMFALDSIPAIFGITRDPFVVYTANVFAIIGLRSLFFVFSAILPLIRYLKYGLAVTLVFIGVKMLLIDVIHLAPATSLGILALILGASVVASVLFPPREPAEAAGNPRHKS, encoded by the coding sequence TTGGCCCTGGTCCTGTTCAATCTGCTGGTCGTCGCCCTGATCCTCTTCGACCTGGGCCTTGGCCGGCGCCAGGCCACCTTGACGGCTCGCCAGGCCGTCTTCCGGACGCTCTTTTACGTGGCCATCGCCGTCGGCTTCGGCATCTGGCTGGGGCAGGCCCGGGGCGGCACCACCATGGCGGAATACTTCGCCGGCTACCTGGTGGAGTACGCCCTGAGCATGGACAACATCTTCGTCTTCATCGCGCTGTTCTCGTTCTTCTCCGTGCCGGAGGAGCTGCGCCCCCGGGTGCTGCTGTGGGGCGTGCTGGGTGCCCTCATCATGCGCGGGCTGATGATCTGGGGCGGTGCCGCCCTGCTGGAACGCTTCCACTGGTTGCTTTACGTCTTCGGGGTCATCCTGATCGCCACGGGCATCCGCTTCCTGCGGCACAAGGACGACGAGGCCGGCGACGTGGAACGCAACCCCGTGCTGCGGCTGGTGCGCAAGCTCTTGCCCGTCACGGAGGAGTACCACGGGGGCCGGTTCTTCGTCCGGCGGAACGGCCGGCTGTGGGCGACGCCCTTGTTCGTCGTCCTGGTGCTGATCGAGACCACGGACCTGATGTTCGCCCTGGATTCCATCCCGGCCATCTTCGGCATCACCCGGGATCCCTTCGTGGTCTACACCGCCAACGTCTTCGCCATCATCGGGCTGCGGTCGCTGTTCTTCGTCTTCAGCGCCATCCTGCCCCTGATTCGCTACCTGAAGTACGGCCTGGCCGTCACCCTGGTGTTCATCGGGGTGAAGATGTTGCTGATCGACGTGATCCACCTGGCCCCCGCCACCTCGCTGGGCATCCTGGCTCTCATTCTGGGGGCGTCCGTGGTGGCCTCGGTCCTGTTCCCCCCGCGGGAACCGGCGGAAGCCGCGGGCAACCCTCGCCACAAGTCCTGA
- a CDS encoding cupredoxin domain-containing protein, with protein MWALRHLAPALGILVVALLAAGCGARPWGPRTITLTLTPEFTMEPREVVVRPGETVRLVVVNADTRLPHQVRSAAKLGPDLELEPGQRQVLDWKAPAEPGAFPIWCGMPGHRKNGMVARVVIRGER; from the coding sequence GTGTGGGCGCTCCGGCACCTGGCCCCCGCGCTGGGCATCCTGGTGGTCGCCCTGCTGGCGGCCGGCTGCGGTGCGCGCCCCTGGGGTCCCCGGACCATCACCCTCACCCTCACTCCGGAGTTCACCATGGAACCCCGGGAGGTGGTGGTGCGCCCGGGGGAGACGGTGCGGCTCGTGGTGGTCAACGCCGACACCCGCCTGCCCCACCAGGTGCGCTCCGCCGCCAAGCTGGGGCCCGACCTGGAGCTTGAGCCGGGCCAGCGCCAGGTCCTGGATTGGAAGGCACCCGCCGAGCCCGGCGCCTTCCCCATCTGGTGCGGCATGCCGGGCCACCGGAAAAACGGCATGGTGGCCCGGGTGGTGATCCGCGGGGAGCGCTAA
- the crcB gene encoding fluoride efflux transporter CrcB: MGGAAGALARYGLTQWIAERTPGGFPWGTLAINLTGAFILAFLHPLLLNTVTSPAVRLALTSGFVGAYTTFSTMTWEALTLLRDGRPGAAAAYLGASLVLGMAAAWLGWGASQALGVRL; encoded by the coding sequence CTGGGGGGAGCGGCCGGCGCGCTGGCGCGGTACGGGCTGACCCAGTGGATCGCCGAACGGACGCCTGGAGGGTTCCCCTGGGGAACGCTGGCGATCAACCTGACGGGCGCCTTCATCTTGGCGTTCCTGCATCCTTTGCTGCTGAATACCGTGACATCGCCCGCCGTACGCCTGGCGTTGACCAGCGGGTTTGTCGGCGCCTACACCACCTTTTCCACCATGACCTGGGAAGCGCTGACCCTGCTGCGGGATGGGCGCCCCGGGGCAGCCGCCGCCTACCTGGGGGCGAGCCTGGTCCTGGGGATGGCGGCCGCCTGGCTGGGCTGGGGTGCCAGCCAGGCGCTGGGGGTGCGGTTGTGA
- a CDS encoding DUF190 domain-containing protein, giving the protein MRIQAPARRLTVYIGETDRWQGQPLYHAIVLKARELGLAGATVYRGIEGYGANSRVHAARVLELSADLPVIVEIVDHVDRLQPLLAFLDEAVQEGLVVLEDVEIVAYRKNRQR; this is encoded by the coding sequence TTGCGCATCCAGGCGCCGGCCCGGCGCTTGACGGTCTACATCGGGGAGACGGACCGGTGGCAGGGGCAACCCCTCTACCACGCCATCGTGCTCAAGGCGCGGGAGCTGGGGCTGGCCGGGGCCACCGTGTACCGCGGGATCGAGGGATACGGCGCCAACAGCCGCGTCCATGCGGCCCGGGTCCTGGAGCTGTCGGCGGATCTGCCGGTCATCGTCGAGATCGTCGATCACGTCGACCGCCTGCAGCCGCTGCTGGCCTTCCTGGATGAAGCGGTGCAGGAAGGCCTGGTGGTCCTGGAGGACGTGGAGATCGTCGCCTACCGGAAGAACCGGCAGCGCTGA